One stretch of Planctomycetota bacterium DNA includes these proteins:
- a CDS encoding helix-turn-helix domain-containing protein, which translates to MAGRRAGEFTTGQVARLVGTSRTTVARAIRRGLVRARRTAGGWYVLSREEVLHFLWELSFTRTAAPHVRKAAARVYARMIAAPRPRPRR; encoded by the coding sequence ATGGCCGGAAGACGCGCGGGAGAATTCACCACGGGCCAGGTGGCCCGCCTCGTCGGCACCAGCCGCACCACGGTCGCGCGCGCGATCCGCCGGGGGCTCGTGCGCGCCCGCCGGACGGCCGGCGGCTGGTACGTGCTTTCCCGCGAGGAAGTCCTGCACTTCCTCTGGGAACTCTCCTTCACCCGCACCGCGGCGCCCCACGTGCGCAAGGCGGCCGCCCGCGTCTACGCGCGCATGATCGCCGCCCCCCGCCCGCGGCCCCGGCGCTAA
- a CDS encoding ABC transporter ATP-binding protein: MDVIETDALVKDYGRTRALDGLTLRVPGGAVGLLGPNGAGKSTLLKILLGFVRPTSGSARVLGLDPRRRILEIRQQIGYMPEFESFIPGMNAVDAVYLAARLTGLPHTDAMQRTHMVLNYVGLHEERYRDVGSYSTGMKQKAKFAQAIVHHPRLLLLDEPTTGLDPRAREEMLDLIRDIARTRGIHVLLSTHLLHDVEAVCDRVVILHRGRPVANDEIGRLLEGGEEAYDVRVKGDREAFLRALRRRGLEARPQEDEDALRVTGAAGTRPLLEAAVEAGVQLRGLERARARLEERFAEIVGGA; encoded by the coding sequence GTGGACGTCATTGAAACGGACGCCCTCGTCAAGGATTACGGCCGCACCCGCGCCCTGGACGGCCTCACGCTGCGCGTCCCGGGGGGCGCCGTGGGGCTTCTCGGACCCAACGGAGCGGGGAAGTCCACGCTCCTGAAAATCCTCCTCGGCTTCGTGCGCCCCACGTCGGGAAGCGCGCGCGTCCTGGGCCTCGACCCCAGGCGCCGGATCCTCGAGATCCGCCAGCAGATCGGCTACATGCCGGAATTTGAGAGCTTCATCCCCGGCATGAACGCCGTCGACGCGGTCTATCTGGCCGCGCGCCTGACCGGCCTGCCCCATACGGACGCCATGCAGCGCACCCACATGGTGCTCAACTACGTGGGCCTCCACGAAGAGCGCTACCGGGACGTGGGATCCTATTCCACGGGCATGAAACAGAAGGCGAAGTTCGCCCAGGCGATCGTCCATCATCCGCGGCTTCTCCTCCTGGACGAACCCACGACCGGCCTGGACCCGCGGGCCCGGGAGGAGATGCTCGACCTCATCCGGGACATCGCCCGGACGCGCGGCATCCACGTGCTCCTCTCGACGCATCTGCTGCACGACGTCGAGGCGGTCTGTGACCGCGTCGTCATCCTGCATCGCGGGCGCCCGGTGGCCAACGACGAGATCGGCCGCCTCCTGGAGGGCGGAGAGGAAGCCTACGACGTGCGCGTGAAGGGGGACCGGGAGGCCTTCCTCCGGGCCCTGCGCCGCCGCGGCCTGGAGGCGCGGCCTCAGGAGGACGAGGATGCGCTGCGCGTGACGGGGGCGGCGGGAACGCGGCCGCTGCTTGAGGCGGCCGTCGAAGCGGGCGTGCAGCTGCGGGGTCTGGAGCGGGCCCGCGCGCGCCTGGAGGAACGCTTCGCGGAAATCGTCGGCGGCGCCTGA
- the dnaE gene encoding DNA polymerase III subunit alpha — protein sequence MNPEFVHLHVHSDYSFLDGACKIQDLVKKVAQLGMRACALTDHGNMFGAIEFYDAALKAGVKPILGMEAYVAPGSRLERREVKGLKEPAYHLTLLVRNEKGYRNLLKLTSASFREGFYYKPRMDKELLARHHEGLIALSGCPSSEFGRACRAEDWDRALRVADEYRQIFGPEHFFLEVQNHDFEDERKLQEGARRAARELGLKLVATNDSHYMARDDAKAHDALLALSTGSLVSDPDRLRLPTPEFYVKSPEEMARAFAHLPEALRTTLEVAEQCSLELRFDEIHLPPFDLPPGYARAVDYLRELSFQGARERYGDPLPEAVSRRLDEELSVMDKMGFASYFLIVWDLRRFARENGVRVGPGRGSAAGSLVGYCLGITSIDPLRYDLIFERFLNPSRKEMPDIDLDFSNEDRGRVIDYIIEKYGRDRVAQIITYGTMKARAVLRDVGRVLGVDLKVIDQLAKKIPKVLDITLADALRMEPDLQKALDENPALKEVWEIALRLEGNARHAGKHASGVVIGDRPLEDIVPLYVQDGAVMTQYDMNAITKLGILKVDILGLETLTVLDRAVKLVEKTRGEHVDLGRIPLDDRETFAMLGRGTVKGVFQLETSRGMRELVQKMRPDRIEDLIATIALFRPGPLQSGMVEQYIRCKHGLEPVKSLHPMIDPILKETNGVILYQEQVMRIANVMAGFSMADADGLRKAMGKKIPEIMARYKEQFIQGAGKNGVPAEKATEIFDLMAYFAGYGFNKSHSAAYGIVSYQTAYLKAKYPVEYMAALMSCSMGNTDKLAEYIEECRQLGIEVLPPDVNESDLDFKVEGRRIRFGLGAVKGVGERAVQGILEARRRLGRFSSLFQFCESLDPRTADRKAVEQLVKCGAFDRLGGHRAQFWEALETALRLGALKQADRKTGQLSMFDGPQNGGSEERLPDVPPWPPETLLAYEKEALGCYVTVNPLVRYEELLRSLSSATVDRLPDLEEGQEVTLGGMISGLRVQVAKTGKNAGQKYVFFKFGDLTGSCEAVCYAGDFGANREHLVNDAIVFVAGRVGFREDTPLLRVSQVVPVEKAPEILAGSVRLTVASAGLDEDLLMRLQDVLRAHSGSCPVFFEVDTPSGHRVLVKAGNEHFVSPSARFFADIEEVLGTGHVRLTGKPQR from the coding sequence GTGAACCCCGAGTTCGTCCATTTGCACGTCCACAGCGATTACTCCTTCCTGGACGGAGCCTGCAAGATCCAGGACCTCGTCAAGAAGGTGGCGCAGCTCGGCATGCGCGCCTGCGCGCTCACCGACCACGGCAACATGTTCGGGGCGATCGAATTCTACGACGCCGCCCTCAAGGCCGGGGTCAAGCCCATTCTGGGCATGGAGGCGTACGTGGCGCCCGGCTCGCGCCTGGAGCGCCGGGAGGTCAAGGGACTCAAGGAGCCGGCGTACCACCTGACGCTGCTCGTGCGCAACGAGAAGGGATACCGCAACCTTCTCAAGCTCACCAGCGCCTCCTTCCGCGAAGGCTTCTACTACAAGCCGCGGATGGACAAGGAGCTGCTGGCCCGTCACCACGAAGGGCTCATCGCGCTGTCGGGCTGTCCCTCCTCCGAATTCGGCCGGGCGTGCCGGGCGGAGGACTGGGACCGCGCGCTGCGTGTCGCCGACGAATACCGCCAGATTTTCGGGCCCGAGCACTTCTTCCTCGAAGTCCAGAACCACGACTTCGAGGACGAACGCAAGCTGCAGGAAGGGGCGCGGCGGGCGGCCCGCGAGCTGGGCCTGAAGCTCGTGGCCACGAACGACTCCCACTACATGGCCCGGGACGACGCGAAGGCCCACGATGCGCTGCTGGCCCTGTCCACGGGATCCCTCGTCTCGGATCCGGACCGCCTGCGCCTGCCGACCCCGGAATTCTACGTGAAGTCCCCCGAGGAGATGGCGCGGGCCTTCGCGCACCTTCCGGAAGCGCTCCGGACGACGCTCGAGGTGGCCGAGCAGTGCTCCCTGGAGCTGCGCTTCGACGAGATCCATCTGCCCCCGTTCGACCTTCCGCCGGGGTACGCCCGGGCGGTCGACTATCTGCGGGAGCTGTCGTTCCAGGGCGCCCGGGAGCGCTACGGCGATCCGCTCCCCGAGGCCGTGAGCCGGCGGCTCGACGAGGAGCTGTCGGTCATGGACAAGATGGGGTTCGCGAGCTACTTCCTCATCGTCTGGGACCTGCGGCGCTTCGCGCGCGAGAACGGCGTCCGCGTGGGTCCCGGGCGGGGGTCGGCGGCCGGCTCGCTCGTGGGCTACTGCCTGGGAATCACCTCGATCGATCCCCTGCGCTACGATCTCATCTTCGAGCGGTTCCTGAACCCCTCCCGCAAGGAGATGCCGGACATCGACCTGGATTTCTCCAACGAGGACCGCGGCCGCGTCATCGACTACATCATCGAGAAATACGGCCGGGACCGTGTGGCCCAGATCATCACCTACGGCACGATGAAGGCCCGGGCCGTGCTGCGGGACGTGGGCCGGGTGCTCGGCGTGGACCTCAAGGTCATCGACCAGTTGGCCAAGAAGATCCCCAAGGTCCTCGACATCACGCTGGCCGACGCGCTGCGGATGGAGCCGGACCTGCAGAAGGCGCTGGACGAGAACCCCGCCCTCAAGGAGGTCTGGGAGATCGCGCTGCGGCTGGAGGGCAACGCCCGCCACGCGGGCAAGCACGCGTCCGGCGTCGTCATCGGCGACCGGCCCCTCGAGGACATCGTGCCCCTTTACGTCCAGGACGGGGCCGTGATGACGCAGTACGACATGAACGCGATCACCAAGCTCGGGATCCTGAAGGTGGACATCCTGGGCCTGGAAACGCTGACGGTTCTCGACCGGGCGGTCAAGCTCGTCGAGAAGACCCGCGGGGAACACGTCGACCTCGGCAGGATTCCGCTGGACGACCGCGAGACCTTCGCCATGCTGGGCCGGGGCACGGTGAAGGGGGTCTTCCAGCTCGAAACCTCGCGCGGCATGCGCGAGCTCGTGCAGAAGATGAGGCCCGACCGGATCGAGGATCTCATCGCCACGATCGCGCTCTTCCGCCCCGGGCCGCTGCAGTCGGGAATGGTGGAGCAGTACATCCGCTGCAAGCACGGCCTGGAGCCCGTCAAGTCGCTCCACCCGATGATCGACCCGATCCTGAAGGAGACCAACGGGGTCATCCTCTACCAGGAGCAGGTCATGCGGATCGCCAACGTGATGGCCGGCTTCTCGATGGCCGACGCCGACGGGCTCCGCAAGGCGATGGGCAAGAAGATCCCGGAGATCATGGCCCGGTACAAGGAGCAGTTCATTCAGGGGGCCGGGAAGAACGGAGTTCCCGCGGAGAAGGCCACCGAAATCTTCGACCTCATGGCCTACTTCGCGGGGTACGGCTTCAACAAGTCCCACAGCGCCGCCTACGGCATCGTCTCGTACCAGACGGCCTATCTCAAGGCGAAGTATCCCGTGGAGTACATGGCCGCGCTCATGTCCTGCTCCATGGGAAACACCGACAAGCTCGCCGAGTACATCGAGGAGTGCCGGCAGCTCGGCATCGAGGTGCTTCCTCCCGACGTCAACGAGAGCGACCTCGACTTCAAGGTCGAAGGACGGAGGATCCGGTTCGGCCTGGGCGCCGTCAAGGGGGTGGGAGAGCGGGCGGTGCAGGGGATTCTCGAGGCCCGCCGGCGGCTCGGTCGATTTTCCTCGCTCTTCCAGTTCTGCGAGAGCCTGGATCCGCGGACGGCCGACCGGAAGGCGGTCGAGCAGCTCGTCAAATGCGGCGCCTTCGACCGCCTGGGCGGCCATCGCGCGCAGTTCTGGGAGGCCCTGGAGACGGCGCTGCGTCTGGGGGCGCTCAAGCAGGCCGATCGCAAGACGGGACAGCTGTCGATGTTCGACGGGCCCCAGAACGGCGGTTCCGAGGAGCGTCTGCCCGACGTCCCGCCGTGGCCTCCGGAGACCCTCCTGGCGTACGAAAAGGAGGCCCTGGGCTGCTACGTCACGGTGAACCCGCTCGTGCGCTACGAAGAACTCCTGCGCAGCCTCTCGTCGGCCACGGTGGACCGGCTCCCGGACCTGGAGGAAGGTCAGGAGGTCACCCTGGGCGGCATGATCTCCGGCCTGCGCGTTCAGGTCGCCAAGACCGGAAAGAACGCCGGCCAGAAGTACGTCTTTTTCAAGTTCGGCGACCTGACCGGAAGCTGCGAGGCGGTCTGCTACGCGGGCGACTTCGGGGCCAACCGCGAGCATCTCGTCAACGACGCGATCGTCTTCGTGGCGGGCCGCGTGGGTTTCCGCGAGGACACGCCTCTCCTGCGGGTCTCGCAGGTGGTGCCCGTCGAGAAGGCGCCCGAGATCCTGGCCGGCAGCGTGCGCCTCACGGTGGCCAGCGCGGGTCTGGACGAGGACCTGCTCATGCGCCTTCAGGACGTCCTGCGGGCCCACTCCGGCTCCTGCCCCGTCTTCTTCGAGGTGGACACCCCCTCGGGTCACCGCGTGCTCGTCAAGGCGGGCAACGAACACTTCGTGTCGCCTTCCGCGCGGTTTTTTGCCGATATAGAAGAGGTGCTGGGCACCGGACACGTGAGGTTGACGGGGAAACCGCAACGATGA
- a CDS encoding glycosyltransferase translates to MTRILVLSASAGAGHNRAAEAIAENARAFCPGVEVAWVDSLRYTNRLFAKVYEQSYFWMATYAPNLWGAVYDRMGRNVERRRLKKAIELYDRLTYRKLMEHVEEFRPDVAICTHFLPANVLLAKRVGIPVYIVVTDYDVHTMWLNRRAAGYFVGCEEVKVKLARYGYPPDRIHLTGIPIHPAFAQDGAYPPSDRPRLLFMSGGFGMGQMEEALARLLEVPVPFHLTVVAGKNERMRRKLAARAGDRAEVHGFVHNVPELMGRSDLMITKAGGLTVSECLARRLPMVIFAPIPGQEECNADYLVELGAAVKARSIDLLDYKVARLLETPARLDMMKRAAGAAARPYAGRDILRRVLDENPPGR, encoded by the coding sequence ATGACCCGAATTCTCGTTCTTTCGGCCTCCGCCGGCGCGGGCCATAACCGCGCCGCCGAAGCCATCGCCGAGAACGCGCGCGCCTTCTGCCCGGGCGTCGAGGTCGCCTGGGTGGATTCCCTCCGCTACACGAACCGCCTTTTCGCCAAGGTCTACGAGCAGAGCTACTTCTGGATGGCCACCTACGCCCCCAACCTCTGGGGCGCGGTCTACGACCGCATGGGCCGCAACGTGGAGCGACGGCGCCTCAAGAAGGCGATCGAGCTCTACGACCGGCTCACCTACCGGAAACTCATGGAACACGTGGAAGAATTCCGGCCCGACGTGGCGATCTGCACCCATTTCCTCCCGGCCAACGTGCTCCTGGCCAAGCGCGTCGGCATCCCCGTCTATATCGTCGTCACGGACTACGACGTGCATACGATGTGGCTCAACCGCCGGGCCGCCGGGTACTTCGTCGGTTGCGAGGAGGTCAAGGTCAAGCTCGCCCGCTACGGGTACCCGCCCGACCGCATCCACCTGACGGGCATCCCCATTCATCCGGCGTTCGCCCAGGACGGCGCGTACCCGCCGTCCGATCGCCCGCGGCTTCTTTTCATGAGCGGCGGTTTCGGCATGGGACAGATGGAGGAGGCGCTCGCGCGGCTCCTCGAAGTCCCCGTTCCCTTTCACCTGACCGTCGTGGCCGGGAAAAACGAACGGATGCGCCGGAAGCTGGCGGCGCGGGCGGGCGACCGCGCCGAAGTCCACGGTTTCGTCCACAACGTCCCGGAGCTCATGGGGCGCAGCGACCTCATGATCACCAAGGCGGGCGGGCTGACGGTCAGCGAGTGCCTGGCCCGGCGCCTGCCCATGGTCATTTTCGCCCCGATCCCCGGCCAGGAGGAATGCAACGCCGACTACCTCGTCGAGCTCGGCGCCGCCGTCAAGGCGCGTTCGATCGATCTTCTCGACTACAAAGTCGCCCGCCTGTTGGAAACTCCGGCGCGCCTGGATATGATGAAACGGGCGGCCGGGGCCGCCGCGCGTCCGTACGCGGGGCGGGACATCCTCCGCCGCGTCCTGGATGAAAATCCTCCTGGCCGATGA
- a CDS encoding ABC transporter ATP-binding protein, with protein sequence MILQAERLNKWYGRVIALNDVTLSVPPGITGLLGPNGAGKSTFLRIVIGLMQESSGRIRVLGERPWNNPRLARRIGHCPEHDGFWEGLTGREFVTALARLRGVRHAARAATEALERVRLAEVADRRIAGYSRGMRQRLKLAQAVAHGPELLVLDEPLTGCDPLVRQDLIALIKSFAAEGRSVLVSSHVLREIEQLTRRIVLIHRGRLVAEGDVREIRSLLDRHPHSVRLRTPRPRDLASLLAREPEVVEVRFEDGTLWVRTPEPDVFYAKLPRLALEADLPIEEIHSPDEGLEAVFRYLTQ encoded by the coding sequence ATGATCCTCCAGGCGGAGCGCCTGAACAAGTGGTACGGGCGCGTGATCGCGCTCAACGACGTCACGCTCTCGGTGCCGCCGGGGATCACCGGACTTCTCGGCCCCAACGGGGCGGGCAAGAGCACGTTCCTGCGGATCGTGATCGGCCTCATGCAGGAATCGTCCGGGCGGATCCGCGTCCTCGGGGAGCGTCCCTGGAACAACCCGCGCCTGGCGCGCCGGATCGGCCACTGTCCCGAGCACGACGGCTTCTGGGAGGGCCTGACGGGACGCGAGTTCGTCACGGCTCTGGCCCGTCTGCGCGGGGTGCGCCACGCCGCGCGCGCCGCGACGGAGGCCCTTGAGCGGGTCCGCCTCGCGGAGGTGGCCGACCGCCGGATCGCCGGATACAGCCGCGGGATGCGCCAGCGCCTCAAGCTCGCCCAGGCCGTCGCCCACGGACCGGAGCTTCTGGTGCTCGACGAACCCCTGACGGGCTGCGATCCCCTCGTCCGCCAGGACCTGATCGCTCTGATCAAGTCCTTCGCCGCGGAGGGCCGCAGCGTTCTGGTCTCCAGCCACGTCCTGCGCGAGATCGAGCAGCTCACGCGGCGGATCGTGCTCATCCACCGGGGGCGGCTCGTGGCGGAAGGGGACGTGCGGGAAATCCGCTCGCTCCTGGACCGGCATCCCCACTCCGTGCGGCTGCGGACGCCGCGCCCGCGGGATCTCGCCTCGCTCCTGGCGCGGGAGCCGGAAGTGGTGGAGGTGCGCTTCGAGGACGGAACGCTCTGGGTGCGCACGCCGGAGCCGGACGTCTTCTACGCGAAGCTGCCGCGGCTGGCGCTGGAGGCGGACCTGCCGATCGAGGAGATTCACTCCCCGGACGAGGGCCTGGAGGCGGTGTTCCGATACCTGACGCAATGA
- a CDS encoding NAD(P)H-hydrate epimerase, whose product MRHVTRREMQEIDRRATEEFGVSADTLMENAGRAVADVVEERISRACPVVVVCGKGNNGGDGFVAARHLAERGFEVEVLALEPRYDPATPAGRAWEKVRDRVEFVGRFKTRPMAAIVDALFGTGLSREVRGRERDLIQAMNAFDPRWFPIVAVDIPSGLDADTGRPLGVAVRAAATVTLGLPKVGFLRPEARPYVGEVIVADIGFPPELLR is encoded by the coding sequence ATGCGTCACGTCACCCGCCGGGAAATGCAGGAGATCGACCGCCGCGCGACGGAGGAGTTCGGCGTGTCGGCCGACACCCTGATGGAGAACGCGGGCCGGGCGGTGGCCGACGTGGTGGAAGAACGGATTTCGCGCGCGTGTCCCGTGGTGGTCGTCTGCGGCAAGGGGAACAACGGCGGCGACGGATTCGTGGCCGCGCGGCACCTTGCGGAGCGCGGGTTCGAGGTGGAGGTTCTGGCGCTGGAGCCGCGGTACGACCCGGCCACGCCGGCGGGCCGGGCCTGGGAGAAGGTTCGGGACCGCGTGGAGTTCGTCGGCCGGTTCAAAACGCGCCCCATGGCGGCGATCGTGGACGCCCTCTTCGGCACGGGGCTTTCCCGCGAGGTGCGCGGCCGGGAGCGCGACCTCATTCAGGCGATGAACGCGTTCGATCCGCGCTGGTTTCCCATCGTGGCGGTGGACATCCCTTCGGGGCTGGACGCGGATACCGGTCGCCCCCTCGGCGTGGCGGTTCGGGCCGCCGCCACCGTGACGCTGGGCCTGCCGAAGGTGGGGTTTCTCCGGCCGGAGGCTCGACCGTACGTGGGCGAAGTGATCGTGGCGGACATCGGTTTCCCTCCCGAACTGCTGCGCTGA
- a CDS encoding HEAT repeat domain-containing protein, translated as MPARDGVNRIALWAVWAGLAAGCSGSAAGSGRGGGGPREDDLGPLDLEIVRAASEKHRQYVEALLLCGSSAPADWDRARRALEILQPYHVFREDPELIRAFRAGDERARLELGRRGRILQALSVLWGRYDKDAWDEARRTLLDEGEPGQVLLATTLLQRLLSEQFRVEEVPDARNPALRQVRDVSVHLRYQIVESGPVALETAVALADALAKDTPATPLFRHEDLTQVLLVLIQFGDRGRPKVEELAGHPNPNVRRVVARALGEGRDPAGLSLLARMLAGDAEWAVRAGAAQGLGRMAPARAAAGRILVERLREERDRTVRLAILEALGELRYEEAIPDLMAMLDVPSVEVSTAAMAALYRITGEKFVRREDWSRWYAEQYPRWKSRRPK; from the coding sequence ATGCCCGCACGTGACGGCGTGAACCGGATCGCGCTTTGGGCCGTTTGGGCGGGGCTGGCCGCCGGCTGCTCGGGCTCCGCCGCGGGGTCCGGCCGTGGAGGAGGGGGGCCTCGGGAGGACGACTTGGGTCCGTTGGACCTGGAAATCGTGCGGGCCGCCTCCGAGAAGCATCGCCAGTACGTCGAAGCGCTGCTCCTGTGCGGGAGCTCCGCTCCGGCGGACTGGGATCGGGCCCGCCGCGCCCTGGAGATCCTGCAGCCGTACCATGTCTTCCGCGAGGATCCGGAACTGATTCGCGCCTTCCGGGCGGGGGACGAGCGGGCCCGCCTCGAGCTGGGCCGGCGGGGGAGAATCCTGCAGGCGCTTTCCGTTCTGTGGGGACGCTACGACAAGGACGCGTGGGACGAGGCGCGGCGGACGCTTCTCGACGAAGGAGAGCCGGGTCAGGTGCTTCTCGCGACCACGCTCCTGCAGAGGCTCCTGAGCGAGCAGTTCCGGGTGGAGGAAGTCCCGGACGCGCGCAACCCGGCGCTGCGCCAGGTTCGGGACGTGTCGGTCCACCTGCGCTACCAGATCGTCGAGTCGGGTCCGGTGGCGCTGGAGACCGCGGTGGCTCTGGCGGACGCGCTGGCGAAGGACACGCCCGCGACGCCGCTGTTTCGTCACGAGGATCTGACCCAGGTGCTTCTGGTGCTCATCCAATTCGGCGACCGGGGGCGTCCGAAGGTCGAGGAGTTGGCGGGGCATCCGAATCCGAATGTCCGCCGGGTGGTCGCGCGGGCGCTGGGGGAGGGAAGGGACCCGGCGGGCCTGTCGCTTCTGGCCCGGATGCTGGCGGGGGACGCGGAGTGGGCGGTGCGGGCGGGGGCGGCGCAGGGGCTGGGCCGGATGGCTCCGGCGCGCGCGGCGGCGGGCCGGATTCTCGTTGAGCGGCTTCGGGAGGAGCGCGACCGCACGGTGCGGCTGGCGATTCTGGAGGCTCTCGGGGAGCTTCGTTACGAGGAGGCGATCCCCGACCTTATGGCGATGCTGGACGTTCCAAGCGTGGAGGTGTCCACGGCGGCGATGGCCGCGCTGTACCGCATTACAGGCGAAAAATTCGTCCGGCGGGAGGACTGGTCCCGCTGGTATGCCGAGCAGTATCCGCGCTGGAAGTCCCGCCGTCCGAAGTAG
- a CDS encoding ABC transporter permease subunit yields the protein MAVYDPSYRPWSGTYTSRARRVAAMAWMDLALAFRSRRTLLVVALSFVVVGSWLLILFIAASQQVVVPYAFGNRLYREGFYNNFLFSMILMVLSTTVGASLIARDLRHRAIVMYFSRAIRRRDYLAGKFLALAGFLMAATWGPGVALFLGQLGMGSEKLTFGQRLADLGAITLHSLVIVVPMTAAVLACSSLTRSAQVAGLLWASLFFSSWAFSEALTNLLDREWCRMISWVRLTAHLGDLLYPARQRTDPVLACGWEEPLLILGGVTLVSLAVTAWRLRAAEEGE from the coding sequence ATGGCGGTTTACGACCCGTCCTACCGGCCCTGGTCCGGAACGTACACGTCGCGCGCGCGGCGCGTGGCGGCGATGGCGTGGATGGATCTCGCCCTGGCCTTTCGGAGCCGGCGGACGCTTCTGGTCGTGGCGCTTTCCTTCGTCGTCGTCGGAAGCTGGCTTCTGATCCTTTTCATCGCCGCCTCGCAGCAGGTGGTCGTGCCCTACGCCTTCGGCAACCGCCTTTACCGCGAAGGCTTCTACAACAACTTCCTCTTCTCGATGATCCTCATGGTCCTTTCGACGACGGTCGGAGCCTCCCTCATCGCGCGCGACCTCAGGCATCGGGCGATCGTAATGTACTTCTCCCGGGCCATCCGGCGGCGGGATTACCTCGCCGGAAAGTTCCTGGCGCTGGCCGGATTCCTCATGGCGGCCACCTGGGGTCCCGGGGTGGCGCTTTTTCTCGGCCAGCTCGGCATGGGTTCCGAGAAGCTCACCTTCGGCCAGCGCCTGGCGGACCTGGGCGCGATCACGCTCCACTCGCTCGTCATCGTCGTTCCCATGACGGCGGCGGTCCTGGCCTGTTCGTCGCTCACCCGGAGCGCCCAGGTGGCGGGGCTCCTCTGGGCTTCGCTCTTCTTCTCCAGCTGGGCGTTCAGCGAGGCTTTGACGAACCTTCTCGACCGCGAGTGGTGCCGCATGATTTCCTGGGTGCGGCTGACGGCGCACCTGGGCGACCTCCTTTATCCGGCGCGCCAGCGCACGGATCCGGTTCTGGCCTGCGGGTGGGAGGAACCGCTCCTCATCCTCGGGGGCGTGACGCTGGTGTCCCTGGCCGTGACGGCCTGGCGCCTGCGGGCGGCGGAGGAGGGCGAATGA
- a CDS encoding cyclodeaminase/cyclohydrolase family protein, with amino-acid sequence MLIDLKLSDFLEAVAAKTPTPGGGSVAAAVGGLGAALGVMVARYSEAADAEGALDEVKNGFLPLVDKDAEAYGQVNSARLLPKGTEEEKKRRKEALQNALVEASEAPLKGMALAVRGLRALADLAPRCNRHLASDLAGAVSCLEAALAGCGENVRVNAVAILDKERRGRLQDERRRLLEDGAALKARILKEVEVLHART; translated from the coding sequence ATGCTGATCGATCTCAAGCTTTCGGATTTCCTGGAAGCGGTGGCGGCCAAGACGCCGACGCCGGGCGGAGGAAGCGTCGCCGCCGCGGTCGGAGGCCTGGGGGCCGCCCTGGGGGTGATGGTCGCCCGGTACTCGGAAGCCGCCGACGCGGAGGGCGCGCTGGACGAGGTCAAAAACGGCTTTCTTCCGCTCGTGGACAAGGACGCGGAGGCGTACGGGCAGGTGAACTCCGCCCGCCTGCTTCCGAAGGGGACCGAGGAGGAAAAGAAACGCCGCAAGGAGGCGCTCCAGAACGCGCTGGTGGAAGCGTCCGAGGCGCCTCTCAAAGGGATGGCCCTGGCGGTGCGGGGCCTGCGGGCGCTGGCGGATCTGGCCCCGCGCTGCAATCGGCATCTGGCGAGCGACCTGGCCGGGGCGGTTTCCTGCCTGGAGGCGGCGCTGGCCGGGTGCGGCGAGAACGTGCGCGTCAACGCGGTTGCGATTCTGGACAAGGAACGCCGGGGGCGCCTTCAGGACGAGCGGAGGCGCCTTCTGGAGGACGGCGCGGCGCTCAAGGCACGGATTCTGAAGGAAGTCGAGGTTCTCCATGCCCGCACGTGA